One genomic window of Anaerobranca californiensis DSM 14826 includes the following:
- a CDS encoding (2Fe-2S)-binding protein encodes MDENIIICRCEDVTVGEIKNLLKMGIDTPEEIKRILRCGMGSCQGRTCQGILQNLLSKETSKGIEEIKQHKLRPPCKPVFLGVFGGFKNEE; translated from the coding sequence ATGGATGAAAATATCATTATCTGTAGATGTGAAGATGTCACTGTAGGGGAAATCAAAAATCTTTTAAAAATGGGGATAGATACACCGGAAGAAATTAAAAGGATTTTAAGATGTGGTATGGGTTCTTGCCAAGGCCGCACTTGTCAGGGGATTCTTCAGAATCTATTGAGTAAAGAAACTTCAAAGGGAATAGAAGAAATTAAACAGCATAAGTTGCGTCCACCTTGTAAACCAGTATTTTTAGGGGTTTTTGGAGGATTTAAAAATGAAGAATAA
- a CDS encoding 4Fe-4S dicluster domain-containing protein, which translates to MLNKTGIPTDEELRSVLPSEERIKRGPVAIFECFQEIPCNPCESSCPKGAVKIGEDINKIPKVDHEICNGCTNCVGACPGLAIFVVEQKGDKGKVTIPYEFLPMPKEGDMVTGLDRKGKPITKCRVLKVRKNEKLDRTAVITLEVDKGKELLVRFMKVEE; encoded by the coding sequence TTGTTAAATAAAACTGGCATACCCACCGATGAAGAACTTAGAAGTGTTTTACCATCAGAGGAGAGAATAAAAAGAGGACCAGTGGCAATTTTTGAATGTTTTCAAGAAATCCCTTGTAATCCTTGTGAAAGTTCATGTCCTAAAGGAGCAGTGAAAATAGGGGAGGATATCAATAAAATTCCAAAAGTAGATCATGAAATTTGTAATGGTTGTACCAATTGTGTCGGTGCTTGTCCAGGATTAGCAATTTTTGTAGTGGAACAAAAAGGGGATAAGGGCAAAGTGACAATACCTTATGAATTTTTACCTATGCCTAAAGAAGGAGATATGGTTACCGGTTTAGATAGAAAGGGAAAACCTATTACAAAATGTAGAGTCTTAAAAGTAAGAAAAAATGAAAAACTAGATCGAACAGCAGTGATAACTTTAGAGGTGGATAAAGGTAAAGAGCTTTTAGTACGGTTTATGAAAGTAGAGGAGTGA
- a CDS encoding NAD(P)/FAD-dependent oxidoreductase, whose amino-acid sequence MKELDVLVIGGGPAGINAAQILSNNGFTVLLVDEGYKLGGQLLKQTHKFFGSKEHFAGCRGIDIPSKFPLDKVEILLKSTVVGLYNDGVATIVTEDKFYTKVKSKGIVVATGAQEKFLPFIGNDLPGVYGAGAVQTLMNSEGILPGEKVLMVGAGNIGLIVSYQLLQAGVKVVAVLDAAPQIGGYLVHASKIARAGVPILTSHTIVAAYGKDKVEEAEIAKIDENWNIVKGSNRKVEVDTICLSVGLSPVNDLLWHRGCEMVLIPELGGYVPKRNKFLETTVENLFVAGDVCGVEEASSAMVEGKLAGLALSRNLGSLGLEYEIYKTIKNLEILRKGEVGEKIRRGLKKLGGGD is encoded by the coding sequence ATGAAAGAGTTAGATGTTTTGGTTATTGGGGGAGGGCCTGCAGGGATTAATGCTGCTCAAATATTGAGTAATAATGGATTTACAGTGTTGTTGGTAGATGAAGGGTATAAGTTAGGGGGCCAACTATTAAAACAAACCCATAAATTTTTTGGTTCTAAGGAACATTTTGCAGGATGTAGAGGTATTGATATTCCAAGTAAATTTCCCCTCGATAAAGTTGAGATTTTGTTAAAAAGCACAGTAGTCGGTTTATACAATGATGGAGTAGCTACGATAGTTACAGAAGATAAATTTTACACAAAAGTAAAATCAAAGGGAATAGTAGTGGCCACAGGGGCTCAAGAAAAGTTTTTGCCCTTTATCGGTAATGATTTACCCGGTGTTTATGGTGCCGGTGCAGTTCAAACACTAATGAATAGTGAAGGGATTTTACCTGGGGAAAAAGTATTAATGGTTGGGGCAGGTAATATAGGGTTAATTGTTTCTTATCAATTATTACAGGCTGGGGTAAAAGTGGTAGCGGTTTTAGATGCTGCACCCCAAATAGGTGGTTATCTAGTTCACGCCTCAAAAATAGCGAGGGCAGGAGTGCCAATACTTACAAGCCATACTATAGTGGCTGCATATGGCAAAGATAAAGTAGAGGAAGCTGAAATAGCTAAGATTGATGAAAATTGGAATATAGTTAAAGGTTCTAACAGAAAAGTAGAAGTAGATACCATCTGCCTTTCAGTAGGTTTATCACCTGTTAACGACCTCCTTTGGCATAGGGGTTGTGAAATGGTATTGATACCGGAATTAGGTGGATATGTCCCAAAGCGGAATAAATTTTTGGAAACAACGGTGGAGAACCTTTTTGTTGCTGGAGATGTTTGTGGAGTGGAAGAAGCTAGTTCTGCTATGGTGGAAGGAAAATTAGCTGGTTTAGCTTTATCTAGGAATTTAGGAAGTTTAGGTTTAGAGTATGAAATTTATAAAACGATAAAAAATTTAGAAATTTTAAGGAAAGGGGAAGTGGGAGAGAAAATACGCAGGGGATTAAAGAAATTAGGGGGGGGAGATTAA
- a CDS encoding (2Fe-2S)-binding protein, with protein MRIENHPIISFQRRGKITFFYNGSLVEAYEGETIMAALHAAGIKALNKSKKHNRYRGIFCAIGKCSSCLMTVNGIENIPICVTKAEQDMVVESSLGSEIK; from the coding sequence ATGAGGATTGAAAACCATCCAATAATAAGTTTTCAAAGGAGGGGGAAAATTACTTTTTTCTACAATGGTTCCCTTGTAGAGGCATATGAAGGTGAGACCATTATGGCAGCTTTACATGCAGCTGGGATTAAAGCTTTAAATAAGAGTAAAAAACATAATAGGTATAGAGGAATTTTTTGTGCTATTGGTAAATGTTCATCTTGTTTAATGACTGTAAATGGTATAGAAAATATCCCTATCTGTGTTACAAAAGCTGAACAAGATATGGTGGTAGAAAGTAGTTTGGGGAGTGAAATTAAATGA
- the hprK gene encoding HPr(Ser) kinase/phosphatase: MKKITVADIVKELDLTIFYGEEYLDRIIGVKDISRPGLVLAGYFDYYPTERIQVLGKTELSFYYSLDEETQVYRANKLLVDPIPCVILSRSFPPPNSLLEVAKSKKIPILGVERDTTQFISVLTNLLDNLLAPTKTIHGVLVDIYGVGVLILGQSGIGKSETALELVKRGHRLVSDDAVVLKKVAKDSIIGSAPDILKHLLEIRGVGLIDVVKLFGMGSVRGHKEIDIVVRLEVWQQDKAYERLGLDNKYYEILGVNIPLMEIPVAPGRNLAIIMEVAAMNHRSLKMGNNTPEEFNQRLLTHLKSNTKLKSSF; encoded by the coding sequence TTGAAGAAAATAACTGTCGCTGATATAGTGAAAGAGTTAGATTTAACAATTTTTTATGGAGAAGAATATTTAGACCGAATTATAGGGGTAAAAGATATTAGCCGTCCCGGTCTCGTTTTAGCTGGCTATTTTGATTATTATCCGACAGAAAGGATTCAGGTATTAGGAAAAACCGAATTATCTTTTTATTATTCCCTAGATGAAGAAACTCAAGTTTATAGAGCTAATAAGTTGTTAGTAGATCCCATACCTTGTGTTATATTATCTAGGAGCTTTCCACCTCCAAATTCTTTATTAGAGGTGGCAAAATCGAAAAAAATTCCCATTTTAGGTGTTGAACGGGACACCACTCAATTTATAAGTGTTTTAACAAATTTATTGGACAACTTACTTGCACCTACCAAAACAATCCATGGAGTATTAGTTGATATCTATGGGGTAGGGGTGTTAATCCTTGGGCAAAGCGGTATAGGTAAGAGTGAAACAGCCCTTGAATTAGTAAAAAGGGGACATCGTTTAGTATCAGATGATGCCGTAGTATTAAAGAAAGTTGCTAAAGATTCAATTATTGGTTCAGCCCCTGATATTTTAAAGCACCTTTTGGAAATTAGAGGGGTAGGTTTAATCGATGTAGTTAAACTTTTCGGTATGGGTTCTGTAAGGGGACATAAGGAAATTGATATTGTTGTAAGGTTAGAAGTATGGCAACAGGATAAAGCTTATGAAAGATTAGGATTGGATAATAAGTATTATGAAATTTTAGGTGTAAATATACCTCTCATGGAAATACCTGTAGCACCTGGTCGAAATTTAGCTATTATAATGGAAGTTGCTGCTATGAATCACAGATCCCTTAAAATGGGGAATAATACCCCAGAGGAATTTAATCAGAGATTATTGACACATTTAAAAAGTAATACCAAATTAAAATCTTCCTTTTAA